In the Gossypium raimondii isolate GPD5lz chromosome 9, ASM2569854v1, whole genome shotgun sequence genome, one interval contains:
- the LOC105798593 gene encoding LOW QUALITY PROTEIN: persulfide dioxygenase ETHE1 homolog, mitochondrial (The sequence of the model RefSeq protein was modified relative to this genomic sequence to represent the inferred CDS: inserted 2 bases in 2 codons; substituted 1 base at 1 genomic stop codon) produces YGNNCGLCYSGHTMGCVTYVTEMDXSTSPRMAFXGDALLIRGCGRTDFPGGSSXQLYKSVHSRIFTLPKETLLYPAHDYKGFSVTTVGEQMLYNPRLIKDEETFKNIMENLNLAYPKMIDVAVPTNMVCGFQDLEPKANRGFFGSSISVHDFSCIIITDLNILGYAK; encoded by the exons TATGGTAATAATTGCGGTTTGTGCTACTCTGGTCATACAATGGGTTGTGTTACCTATGTCACGGAGATGGACTGATCAACCTCACCAAGGATGGCTT ACGGAGATGCTCTGTTGATAAGGGGATGTGGGAGGACAGATTTTCCG GGTGGAAGTT CACAACTCTACAAGTCGGTGCATTCACGA ATTTTTACATTACCGAAAGAGACATTGCTATATCCAGCTCATGACTACAAAGGATTCTCA GTAACCACTGTAGGAGAGCAGATGCTATATAATCCACGCTTGATAAAGGATGAG GAGACTTTCAAAAACATCATGGAAA ATCTTAACTTGGCATATCCTAAGATGATTGATGTTGCAGTGCCAACAAATATGGTTTGTGGGTTCCAAGATTTGGAACCTAAAGCCAACCGAGGCTTTTTTGGATCATCCATAAGTGTGCATGATTTTAGTTGTATTATAATTACGGATCTTAATATCCTTggatatgctaaataa